The nucleotide sequence ACCATGTCTCCAGGTGTCGATAGCCAGAACCCCCCGTCTCCGGTTCAGCAAGCCGCCGGGGATATTAACCTGGGGGTCACCGCTCATGGGATTGGCGACTTCAATGGTGCCATCCGGTACTACAATCAGGCGATTAAGGTTTTAACGGACATCTGTCAGGCAAACAAAAACAGCCAGCCATCATCATGCCAACTGCTGGCAAAAGCTTACAGTAACCGCAGCTATTCTTACTTCCGGTTGCAGAATTATAATCAGGCACTGGAGGATGCTAATTCAGCGGTTGTTTTGGACTCCAATCTGGTGGAAGCGAGGATCAACCTGGCAAACGCCCGATTTATGCAGGGCGATCGCGCTGAAGCCATTCAAGACTATAATCGGGCACTGGAACTGAAGCCCAGCCCCTCTTTACAGGCAGGTATTTACAACAACAGGGGTAACGTTTACTTCTCTCAAAATAGCCTCCAGACTGCTCTAAAGGACTATGACCAGGCACTGGCATTGAGAAATGATTATGCAGATGCTTACTTTAACCGGGGGCTGGTGCATGAGCGGCAGAATAACATTAACAATGCCATCAGTGATTTCCAGAATGCGGCAAAGTTTTATCGGGAACAAAATGCCCTGGACCTGGCACAGGAAGCTGAAAAACGAGCAACCAATCTTCAGCAGAATGCACCAAAAAGCACGGCATTGCCACCCGGATAGGTGTTCCTGATTTTGGGTATGAATTGAAGACTTTCAATTCATCGGGCTGTTCAGCAGCACCTCCAGGTAAGAATCGGATAATTAAATTCGGTAGGCGAGGGCAAAGCGACTAATCCCCGCCAGATCGGCGTGGATCTGGATCGAATGATAACTGTTTTGCTGGTGGAGTAGTTGGGTAACGATGGCTGCCTGACCTGCCATCATTTCCAATAGGAGAATGCCATCAGTCTGTAGATAAGTGGGGGCTGTTCTCACTAAATGGCGAATAAAGTCTAACCCATCGGTTCCCCCATCTAAAGCCAGGTGAGGTTCATGCCGGGCAACTTCTGGCTGTAGTTCCGGCACGATCGCGCTGGGAATATAGGGAGGATTGGAAACAATGCCACTGAGTTTGCCTTTCAGGGCGGCCAGCGGCTCAAACCAGGAACCTTGATAGAACCGGATGCGCTCTTGCAGTTGATAGGCGGCAGCATTCAATTGAGCCATTTCCAGGGCAGTTTCGCTACAGTCCACCGCGTGAATGGTCGCCTGGGGAAAGGCGGTTGCTAATCCAAGGGCGATCGCACCGCTGCCTGTACCCAGGTCTGCCCAGTGGGGAGAGGGGGGAGGAGTGAGAGGAGAGGAGTGAGGGGAGAGGAGTGAGGAGTGAGGAGTGAGGGGAGAGGGGAGAGGAGTGAGGGGTGAGATGGGTGGGTGAACTGTTGTCAGTGGTTGGTTGTCAGGTGATTGAGTGGATGTTTCTGTCCTGCTTTGGCTTTCCGGCGTTCCTGCCCCTTTAATCTTTTGCTCCTCTGCCCAGATTGCCAGATCAATCAAACACTCGGTTTCTGGTCGGGGAATCAGTACAGCGGGTGAAACCTGGAGTAAAAATTGTCGCCAGGGAGCGGCACCGATCAGGTACTGGACGGGTACCCGTGCTTCAACGCGCTGACGCCAGAGCTGTTGTAATTCTTCAAAAGGGAGCTTGAGTCGAATTGCTGGTCGGGTCTGAAAGGACTCCAGGCGCAGGGCTAAGGAGTCAAGGTCGGTCAATTCTCGCAAAAGCCAGTCAACCTCGGTCAGCGAAATAGCCGCTGCGATCGCGTCTTCGCGTGCTGCTTTCCGCCAGTTCCATAAAGTTGCCCCGGTAGTAGAAAACTCTCGCTCCACTGATGGAGGCGAGAGTTGGTTGAAAGAAGACTGTGAAGAAACCATCATTTTGCAGGGCACCATTTGAGCCGTAAACTGAACCCTGGCAACGTATAGGGCGCTACTGGTTCTGGGAATGAATGCAGGCTGGATAAATTGAAGCCGTTCAATTCATCCAGCAATTCCGCAACATCATCTATGGCTCAGAACTTAATATATGGCTCAGAATTTATAGCTCAGACTTATTTCTTGGGAGCATTAGCCGGAGCTGGTGCCGGTGCAGGTTTTTGACCAGCGGGAGCCAGCGATCGCACATAATCAATGGACTCTTGAGCAGGCACCAGCACAATCTGATTCAGTTGTGGATCGTTTTTCTCTTGCAGTACCTGGATCAACCCTTCTAAATTAAGAACCTGGATCTCGATTGTAGAAGCCATATTGGGTTCCTGCTTCTTAAACTGATCCAGCAGAGTCTGAAGTTCTTCTTTTTTGAAGAACATGGGAATGACCGCCTGGTTGCCCTGCTGAATCGTCAGGTAGCCCTTCTCTTTGCCACCGCGAGCAACAAACAGCGGGGTTCCATTGAACTGCTGCACCTGCTGCCCGGTTTGTTTGAGCAGATTGGTGGCAGAGGCAACCTGCTGCTGAGAGGGGACAAACGCAAAACCCAACCCATCAGGCTTGCCTTTGTTATCTAACCCAAGCTGATAGATCTCAGCCAGAGAAACCGGCACCACACTTACACCCTTAGCCAATTCAGGATTTCTAGTTTTGAGATTGTCGAGAAATGCCTGAGCATCTTTCTGGCTGATGAAGACACCTGCCACAGGCTGACCTTTCTCTCCCTGCCGTGGCGAGGCAACCAGCGGCGCACCCTGGGAATTGGCAATGGTAAACACAGGGATGGGGCGCAACTTTTGAAGAATCTGCTCCTTGGGTAGCGCAAGTACCTGCATGGCCCCTGCCAGGACTGAACCTAACAGGGCACTTCCAACTAATCCAGCCGTTACGCTCCGACGAACAAATGATTTCATGACTGCTCCTGGCATTTGACACACTAAGGGTTAAACAGGGAACCGGACTGAACGCCTATCCAAAAACGTCTTCAGTCTGGGTTTGGACTTTGGCCGTTGAGACTGTAGAGAAACTTGTTGTCTGGATAAACTCGATAGAACCTTGGGAATTTCTAGCACACCCGGAACCAGATTGACCGGCATGGTCAACGAAAACTTAACTAAAAAATCTAACTGCGCAGATTTGCCTACCCATTCTGATGCATTCCCTCCATTTTGTAAATTGATTGCAATATTTGCCCTGAATCGGAAAAGTATTCCGACATCAGTCACCGATCCTTCCAGTTTGACGGGTGATATTCCGGGAAGTGTTCGGTCTTCCTATACCTGAATAAAATCCCGTTTTAGCTCATCCAGACCACATGATTGGATTTTGAAAATCTGAATGAGCCTGAATCCCTGTTTGGGGGGACATTCTACACGGACGCGATGGAGGAATGAGAGTTCCCTGATTAATGGAAGTCCCCCACGCCTGAGCAAGATTATTTTCCCGAAGTCGTCATGGGAGGACCAGCCGTTACGATGACCATGTGATTGGGATGCAGTAGCTCGGTAATCGCCTGTTTCACCTGGGCTGGTGTCACCGCCGAGAGGCGATTGGTGTACTGGCGCAATTCGTTGATGCTCAAGCCATACACAGCATTCATGAGAATAGTGGAGGCGAGGTTATCGGGGTCTGCCAGTTCGACCGGGTAGCTGTTAGTCAGCGATCGCTTTGCTGCCGTCACTTCATTGTCAGTCACTCCCTGTTTTCGGATCTGTTCCAGTAGACTCAGGGTACTGGTGATTGCCCGTTCGGTGTCTTCGGGTGAAGTCTGCATGGTCACCAGGAATGGTCCCTGGTTTACCCCCGCCTGAAAGTAACTGTAGATGCCATAGGTCAGTCCCAGGCGATCGCGAATTTCAGTCCCCAGACGGCTCGACAGGGTATCTCCCCCCAAAATCTGGTTCAGCACCGCAGCGGCATAATAGCGAGGATCGGTACGACTGATGCCGTTATAGCCCAGAAAGGTCACTGATTGGGTCTTTCCGGGTAGCGCCGGATTTACTCGTACCGTGGTTTCAGGCAAGGGAACCGGCGGGAAGACAAGCGGAGGAGGTTGAGTATCATCCTGCCAGGTACCCAGTTCCTGGTTGAGCAAATTTCGTACCTGGACCGGGTCAAAATCCCCCAGTAACGTCAACACTGTATTGCTGGGGTGGTAATGCTGCTGATAAAACTGCACCACCTGGTCACGGGTGATCCGGTTCAGGCTTTCCTCCGTAGGGAAAACATGAAACGGATGACTTTCTGGATAAACCGTTTGCTGAAAGACTCGTCGTGCCAGTCGAGCTGGATTATCCAGTTCCAGCTTAAGCGCTGTCAGGGCCTGCTGGCGACTCAACTCCAGTTCATCCGCTGGAAAGCTGGCAGTTTTCAGGACCTCTGCCAGCACCTGAGTCAGGGTGGGCAAATCGGATGCCAGGGCACTGCCAGAAATGCCAACCCCTTCCCGCCCGGCACTGAAGGAGAGGCTGGCTCCCTTATTTTCCAGAGTTTTAGCCAGTTCCAGGGCATCCTTGGTTTGAGTTCCATTCATTAGGTTGGCAGCTGTTAAGCCTGCCAGTCCAGCCGTCTGGGGCTGGTCATAGGCACTGCCAGCCGTAATGAACCCGCTGAGGGTAACCGTAGGAGTGCTGCGATCGCGCAACAGCAGGACCTGCAAACCATTGGCCAGCGTCAGTTTTTCAGGCAGTGGGGGTTCCGCCTGGGGAGTTGCAGGCAAGGGGGGAGGCAGGTATTTGGCAACTTCTGCCGGATCTACAGGTTCTCCAGGGCTAAAGTTTTCACTGGTCTGGGAGAAACTGCCGGAGGCTCCTCCATTTTCTTGAATCTGCGTCGGTTCAAAGAAGCCAACGGTTCCTCTGGCAGGGGCAAGATAGGTCTGGGCAACCCGCTGTACATCGGCTGTTGTCACATTGGTAATGGCATTCAGGAGGCGATCAGTGAAACGATAATCCCCTGTTGTGGTGTAGTCATCTCCAAGCTGAAATGCCTGACTGACAATATCCCGATTGCGGAGCAAAACAGAAGCCCGGAACTGAGTCTTTGCCCGCTCCAGTTCTTCTGGAGTAATCCCCTGCTCCCGCAGGTCGGTCAGCGTTTTCTGCAAAACCCGATCAATTTGTTTGAGATCTTTACCAGGAGACGCGGTTACCGAAAACTCATACCAGCCCCCACCGATCAAGTTGGCAGCGTAGCCACTGGCCCCACTGGCCAGTCCCGTTTCTACCAGTGCCTGATACAGACGAGAACTGCGTCCTCCGGTCAGAATATAGTCCATCACCTGTAACGCAGGCACATCAGGATGACGGGCGTC is from Leptothermofonsia sichuanensis E412 and encodes:
- a CDS encoding Tic22 family protein; its protein translation is MKSFVRRSVTAGLVGSALLGSVLAGAMQVLALPKEQILQKLRPIPVFTIANSQGAPLVASPRQGEKGQPVAGVFISQKDAQAFLDNLKTRNPELAKGVSVVPVSLAEIYQLGLDNKGKPDGLGFAFVPSQQQVASATNLLKQTGQQVQQFNGTPLFVARGGKEKGYLTIQQGNQAVIPMFFKKEELQTLLDQFKKQEPNMASTIEIQVLNLEGLIQVLQEKNDPQLNQIVLVPAQESIDYVRSLAPAGQKPAPAPAPANAPKK
- a CDS encoding M16 family metallopeptidase codes for the protein MSLPKRFNRYSMLGFLFSLCLTLVLVSGLPAGSQFITPERFAQDREATQVSVEPTSSSKFLTQNVRKTVLENGLTVFTKEVNTAPVVTVQVWYRVGSRNETPGISGIAHQLEHLMFKGTAERPIQFGRFFSALGSDSNAFTSYDQTAYFGTVKQDQLKALLVLEADRMKNSIIDDKELATEKRVVISELQGYENNPGYRLGRAVMKAAFPNSPYGLPVGGTKADVERFTVEQVRDYYQRYYRPDNATLIIVGNFQTEPTLAMVRETFGKIPPENTPLPPEPAAQPIEATPATAGSSNAPIILRQPGSAALLHQVYPLPDARHPDVPALQVMDYILTGGRSSRLYQALVETGLASGASGYAANLIGGGWYEFSVTASPGKDLKQIDRVLQKTLTDLREQGITPEELERAKTQFRASVLLRNRDIVSQAFQLGDDYTTTGDYRFTDRLLNAITNVTTADVQRVAQTYLAPARGTVGFFEPTQIQENGGASGSFSQTSENFSPGEPVDPAEVAKYLPPPLPATPQAEPPLPEKLTLANGLQVLLLRDRSTPTVTLSGFITAGSAYDQPQTAGLAGLTAANLMNGTQTKDALELAKTLENKGASLSFSAGREGVGISGSALASDLPTLTQVLAEVLKTASFPADELELSRQQALTALKLELDNPARLARRVFQQTVYPESHPFHVFPTEESLNRITRDQVVQFYQQHYHPSNTVLTLLGDFDPVQVRNLLNQELGTWQDDTQPPPLVFPPVPLPETTVRVNPALPGKTQSVTFLGYNGISRTDPRYYAAAVLNQILGGDTLSSRLGTEIRDRLGLTYGIYSYFQAGVNQGPFLVTMQTSPEDTERAITSTLSLLEQIRKQGVTDNEVTAAKRSLTNSYPVELADPDNLASTILMNAVYGLSINELRQYTNRLSAVTPAQVKQAITELLHPNHMVIVTAGPPMTTSGK
- a CDS encoding N5-glutamine methyltransferase family protein, which codes for MMVSSQSSFNQLSPPSVEREFSTTGATLWNWRKAAREDAIAAAISLTEVDWLLRELTDLDSLALRLESFQTRPAIRLKLPFEELQQLWRQRVEARVPVQYLIGAAPWRQFLLQVSPAVLIPRPETECLIDLAIWAEEQKIKGAGTPESQSRTETSTQSPDNQPLTTVHPPISPLTPLPSPLTPHSSLLSPHSSPLTPPPSPHWADLGTGSGAIALGLATAFPQATIHAVDCSETALEMAQLNAAAYQLQERIRFYQGSWFEPLAALKGKLSGIVSNPPYIPSAIVPELQPEVARHEPHLALDGGTDGLDFIRHLVRTAPTYLQTDGILLLEMMAGQAAIVTQLLHQQNSYHSIQIHADLAGISRFALAYRI